The following nucleotide sequence is from Natronosalvus caseinilyticus.
CAACAGCGTTAACCCACCTGCGTGACAGAAGTCGGGTATGCTCGGCTATCACCTCGCGTTTCTCGTCCTGGTCGTCGGGACGACCGCATTCTTCAGCGCGCTCTCGTTCCTGAACGTCCGTTACGGCGAACGGGCGCTCGAGCGCGAGCGGGAGTGGGTCACCTCGCGTCTGGACTTCGACGACCTCGACCGCGTGGCCGCCTACCAGCGGGCGACGACCCGGCTCTCGCAGGTCCAGACCTGGGTCACCCTCGCGCTCGTCCTCGCCGCGCTCTACTCCGGGGCGCTCGCCGCCGTCGTGGACGCACTCGAGGGACTGGGCTACGGCCCGGTCATCACCGGCGTCGGCTTCTTCGCCGGCGTCGTCGTCGCCCTCCAGCTGTTCTCGCTCCCCTTCGACGCCTACGACACGTTTGTGATCGAGGAGCGGTTCGACTTCAACGAACAGACGCCGGCCCTGTTCGTCAAGGACCTCGTCCTCGGGACGCTCGTCGGCCTCTGCATCACCGCTGCGCTCGCCGCCGGCGTCCTCTGGTTTATCGCTACCGTCCCGACCTACTGGCCCCTCGCCGCCGTCGCCCTCTACGTCGCCTTCTCGCTCACGATGCTCGTCGTCTACCCGCGTGTGATCGCCCCGCTGTTCAACGACTTCGAGCCCATCGAGACCGGCGACCTCCGGGAGGCCGTCGAGCGCGTCTTCGAACGCGCGGGCTTCACCTGCGACGGCATCTACCTCATGGACGCGAGCAAGCGCTCCTCGCACTCGAACGCTTATTTCGTCGGCTTCGGACGGACCAAACGGGTCGTCCTCTTCGACACGCTGGTCGACCAGATGACCCTCGAGCAGGTCGAGGCCGTCCTGGCTCACGAACTCGCCCACTGGAAGCGCGCGCACATCTGGAAGCAGTTCGGCGTCGGTACCCTCCGCGTGGGTGCAATGTTCGTCGCGCTCTGGGCACTTCTCCAGACCTCGTGGCTGTACGCGATGTTCGGCCTCCCGGAGACGGCCTACGTCGGCCTCGTGGTCGGCGCCCTCTGGATTCAGCCGCTGGCGAAACTCACTCGGCCACTCGAGAACAAACTGTCACTGGCCCACGAGCGAGAGGCCGACGCGTTCGCGACCGAGGTCATGGGAAGCGGCCAGCCGCTGATCGACGGGCTCTGTCGGCTGACCAGCGAGAACCTCTCGAACCCGTTCCCACACCCGTGGTACGCGACGTTCCACTACACCCACCCGCCGATTCCCGACCGGATTCGCTACATCCAGGGCCTCGACGGCGGGTCGCCGGAACCGACGGATCCGGCGGCGGCAGACGGTTCCTGAACGTCACCTTCCGCCGACCGAAACCATTTATGCCCGCCGGTTTAAATCAGGAGCATAATGCGGAAAAGTGGGCCGCCGAAAGGCATCATCGCGTACCTCGTCCTCGAGTTGCTCGAGGAGAAACCCCGATACGGCTACGAAATTCTCAAGGAAATCCGCGAGATCAGCGGTGGCCACTGGGAACCGTCCTACGGGTCGGTATACCCGATCCTCTACAAGTTCGAGGAGAAGGGGTGGGCCGAGCGCATCGAACGCGAGGACGAACCCGACCGGAAGTACTTCGAACTGACCGACGATGGCCGGGCCGAACTCGAGAACCGACGGGATGACAGCGCGGAGAAGGCGCGCGATTTCGCGGACGTGATCCTGGGCTTCTTCCACGTCTACGCTGCCTTCTCGACCGACGAACGGTTCGAAATCCCGGAACTCGAGGGACAGTGGCGCTTCGACGAGACGTTCAGCGCGTGGGTCGTCGAGCAGGTGGTTCGCCACCACGAGCACTACTTCGATGCGACGTTCGAGCGAATCGACGACACGCCCGAGGAGTTCTACGAGCGACAGGGAATCGACGAGTCCGACTCCTGAACGTCGGGCTCTCGAGGCCCTCGACAGATCACGACCCGCGTGCCTGCTCGGACGGTAGCCCCGTAATTTCGAAGCGTGCGCCCTCAGTCGATCCGTCATCGAGCGAGAGCGTCCATCCGTGGGCGTCGACGATCGTTCGAACGAGTTCGAGGCCGTACCCCGTGCCATCGGGCGAGGTCGTGTACCCTGGATCGAAGATCGCCTCGCGCTCGGTTTCAGGGATACCGGTGCCGGTGTCTTCGACGAAGATTCCACCGTCGACGTCACCGACGGTTATTTCGACGTCCGGGCCGCCGTGCTCGATGGCGTTCCGCAGGAGATTCTCGAACACGTGCTGGATCGTCGTCGGGTCGGCGTGGATCGTCCGGTCGGTCTCGACGACGAGGGTCGCCTCCTTCCTGTCGACGGTGCTCCAGGCAGTGTCCAGCACGCTCCCCAGGGAGAGGTTCTCTCGCTCGCCGACTCGGTCGCCTCGCCGGGCCAATGCGAGGATGTCGGTCACGATGCTCTCCATTCGCGAGTGTGCAATCGCGACGTTCTCGAGTGCCTCGCTGTCTGCGTCTGCGTCTTCACGAGCGAGTTCGAGGTATCCCTGGGCGACTGCCAGCGGGTTCCGGAGGTCGTGGGAAACGGTCGCCGCGAACGCGTCCATCTGTTCGTACTGCGCCTCGAGTCGGCGCCTGGAACGTTGACTCTCGGTGACGTCGCGCAAGACGACGACCC
It contains:
- a CDS encoding PadR family transcriptional regulator yields the protein MRKSGPPKGIIAYLVLELLEEKPRYGYEILKEIREISGGHWEPSYGSVYPILYKFEEKGWAERIEREDEPDRKYFELTDDGRAELENRRDDSAEKARDFADVILGFFHVYAAFSTDERFEIPELEGQWRFDETFSAWVVEQVVRHHEHYFDATFERIDDTPEEFYERQGIDESDS
- a CDS encoding M48 family metallopeptidase; this encodes MLGYHLAFLVLVVGTTAFFSALSFLNVRYGERALEREREWVTSRLDFDDLDRVAAYQRATTRLSQVQTWVTLALVLAALYSGALAAVVDALEGLGYGPVITGVGFFAGVVVALQLFSLPFDAYDTFVIEERFDFNEQTPALFVKDLVLGTLVGLCITAALAAGVLWFIATVPTYWPLAAVALYVAFSLTMLVVYPRVIAPLFNDFEPIETGDLREAVERVFERAGFTCDGIYLMDASKRSSHSNAYFVGFGRTKRVVLFDTLVDQMTLEQVEAVLAHELAHWKRAHIWKQFGVGTLRVGAMFVALWALLQTSWLYAMFGLPETAYVGLVVGALWIQPLAKLTRPLENKLSLAHEREADAFATEVMGSGQPLIDGLCRLTSENLSNPFPHPWYATFHYTHPPIPDRIRYIQGLDGGSPEPTDPAAADGS